A region of Candidatus Eisenbacteria bacterium DNA encodes the following proteins:
- a CDS encoding UvrD-helicase domain-containing protein, whose amino-acid sequence MEAELNPEQREAVSYECGPLLVLAGAGSGKTRVIAYRIAHLVKQRGVRPDEILAITFTRKAAAEMRRRIEALLSLRVVGMWIGTFHSVCARVLREQGTKLGYGANFSIYDEDDQRSLVKEVIEELEVSDREFPPGRVLQKISSLKSELVGPDEMSRLSMSHYDKIIARIYEAYQKALVDNNAMDFDDLLVNTVRLFSEFPSVRDGYARRFKHVLVDEYQDTNLAQYRIVAELRRENHNLCVVGDDDQSIYGWRGANIRNILEFEDNFPEARVIRMEQNYRSTGLILEAANNVIKCNVGRKGKTLRTDNEYGEKISLLLFQNEEEEAEAVAHEISAERMTNGTSLSEMAVLYRTNAQSRTLEIALRHAGISYQLVGATSFYERKEIKDILAYLKLCVNPRDEVSLRRILNVPPRRIGQGAIARLTDAASRRGMSLSDALRIAREIEGMPPAAIKGVEGFVSVMDEFATRKNESMDTLIRNLIERVGYRQYLQSASTNVEDRLENVEELIASAKLFAEENPAGESVSGSGEVREGVPQEDREGSLLGGFLNDVALVSQIDTWRPEEEKVTLMTAHNAKGLEFGCVFITGLEEGLFPHSASMDSREEIEEERRLFYVALTRAKRRAFLTAAARRRRFDSRGETALSRFVHEIPESLVAAKELWEVRRDSTLVGRQVFHEEFGRGVVIGQDGHGENAKVTVRFGGNVVKKIVARYMQLEGGE is encoded by the coding sequence ATGGAGGCCGAGCTGAACCCCGAACAGCGAGAGGCCGTCTCCTACGAATGCGGTCCCTTGCTTGTTCTGGCAGGCGCAGGCAGCGGGAAGACGCGCGTCATCGCGTATCGCATCGCCCACCTGGTCAAGCAGCGCGGTGTGCGGCCTGACGAGATACTTGCAATTACTTTCACGAGGAAGGCCGCCGCGGAGATGAGACGGCGCATCGAGGCGCTGTTGAGCTTGCGCGTCGTAGGGATGTGGATAGGCACGTTTCACTCCGTCTGCGCCCGCGTCTTGCGCGAGCAGGGGACAAAACTGGGATACGGGGCGAATTTCTCAATCTACGACGAGGATGATCAGAGAAGTCTCGTCAAGGAGGTCATCGAAGAGCTCGAAGTGTCAGACCGCGAGTTTCCTCCCGGCAGGGTGCTCCAGAAGATAAGCTCGCTCAAGTCGGAACTCGTCGGTCCCGATGAGATGTCGAGACTCAGCATGTCTCATTATGACAAGATCATTGCGCGCATCTACGAGGCCTACCAGAAGGCCCTCGTGGACAACAACGCCATGGATTTCGACGATCTCCTGGTGAACACGGTGAGGCTCTTCTCGGAGTTTCCTTCGGTGAGAGATGGTTACGCTCGGAGATTCAAGCACGTGCTCGTTGACGAATATCAGGACACGAATCTCGCCCAGTACAGGATCGTTGCGGAGCTTCGTCGCGAGAACCACAATCTGTGCGTGGTCGGGGACGACGACCAGTCCATCTATGGCTGGAGAGGGGCGAACATACGAAACATCCTGGAGTTTGAGGACAACTTCCCAGAGGCAAGAGTGATCAGGATGGAGCAGAACTACAGATCGACCGGGCTCATTCTGGAGGCCGCCAACAACGTCATCAAGTGTAACGTCGGGCGTAAGGGCAAGACACTCAGAACGGACAACGAATACGGCGAAAAGATCTCGCTTCTTCTTTTCCAGAACGAGGAGGAAGAGGCCGAGGCGGTGGCCCACGAGATATCGGCAGAGCGGATGACGAACGGAACGTCGCTCTCGGAGATGGCCGTCCTTTACAGGACCAACGCGCAATCGCGCACGCTCGAAATCGCTCTGAGACACGCCGGGATAAGCTATCAGCTTGTGGGAGCGACCTCCTTCTACGAGAGGAAGGAGATAAAGGACATTCTGGCCTACCTGAAATTGTGTGTGAATCCGCGGGACGAGGTGAGTTTGAGGCGGATCCTGAACGTTCCCCCGAGGCGAATAGGCCAGGGAGCGATTGCGAGGCTCACCGACGCTGCCTCGAGGCGCGGGATGTCTCTGTCCGATGCGCTCAGAATCGCCCGCGAAATCGAGGGCATGCCGCCGGCCGCGATCAAGGGGGTCGAGGGGTTTGTTTCCGTGATGGACGAATTCGCGACGCGCAAGAACGAGAGTATGGATACGTTGATCCGGAATCTCATCGAAAGAGTAGGTTACAGGCAGTATCTTCAGAGCGCGAGCACGAACGTGGAGGACAGACTCGAGAACGTCGAAGAGCTGATCGCGTCGGCGAAGCTGTTTGCGGAGGAGAACCCGGCCGGCGAGTCCGTTTCTGGGAGTGGCGAGGTGCGTGAGGGCGTGCCGCAGGAGGATCGTGAAGGGTCGCTGCTTGGCGGTTTCCTGAACGACGTCGCGTTGGTCTCACAGATCGACACCTGGCGACCGGAGGAAGAGAAGGTCACGTTGATGACCGCGCACAATGCTAAGGGTCTCGAGTTCGGATGCGTCTTTATCACCGGATTAGAGGAAGGGCTCTTTCCTCACTCGGCCTCGATGGACAGCAGGGAGGAAATCGAGGAGGAAAGAAGGCTCTTTTACGTCGCACTCACGAGGGCGAAGCGGCGCGCGTTCCTGACTGCCGCAGCCAGGCGGAGGCGGTTCGACAGCCGGGGAGAGACGGCTCTCTCGAGGTTCGTGCACGAGATTCCGGAAAGCCTCGTGGCCGCGAAGGAACTCTGGGAGGTGCGGCGGGACAGCACGCTCGTGGGACGGCAGGTTTTTCATGAGGAGTTTGGCAGAGGTGTGGTCATCGGTCAGGACGGGCACGGTGAGAACGCCAAGGTGACCGTGCGTTTCGGTGGAAACGTGGTGAAGAAGATCGTGGCGAGATACATGCAGTTGGAGGGCGGTGAATGA
- the larA gene encoding nickel-dependent lactate racemase, with amino-acid sequence MKDGTISLSFGTDRVEFRPPERTRIRILSPRHAGALGDPVGELLSVLDGGKAGANSVGPSLESLCSGVERVLVVVSDRTRVTGVKVYLPLLTDFLMQCGLGETGIEILVSNGMHGPAGDGALGEFLPAEVLGRFRVSEHDCHRRDAHSYAGKTKRGTEVYLNKRVFEAELVVMTGSIGLHYFSGYRGGRKSILPGVASFETICANHRLTIPGGEGFHPLCRNGSLKGNPVHEDMLEALPMIPPSFLLNTITDASGSIVSVFAGDPVEAHLRGCDSFRKGAEVSVDERADCVIVSCGGYPRDVTLIQAHKAMENVSPALKKGGSMVVLAECRHGVGSETFMSWFEGNSLAHVRRKLVSNYVLHGHTALSLMEKLSRFKIYLVSALDNDVVASTGLVPVGSAEEALRQILSETSGELSTFVFPEGSETLPVLKASC; translated from the coding sequence ATGAAGGACGGAACGATAAGTCTTTCCTTCGGAACAGACAGGGTGGAGTTTCGGCCTCCCGAACGCACCAGGATCCGGATTCTTTCACCCAGGCACGCAGGCGCACTCGGTGACCCCGTCGGCGAACTGCTCTCCGTTCTCGATGGTGGAAAGGCCGGCGCGAATTCAGTGGGTCCTTCGCTCGAGAGTCTTTGTAGCGGCGTCGAACGAGTGCTCGTGGTCGTCTCGGATAGGACGAGGGTCACGGGTGTCAAGGTCTACCTGCCGCTTCTCACGGACTTCCTGATGCAGTGCGGGCTTGGCGAAACCGGGATAGAGATTCTCGTTTCAAATGGGATGCACGGGCCTGCGGGAGACGGAGCGCTGGGAGAGTTCCTGCCGGCCGAGGTGCTCGGGAGATTCCGTGTCAGTGAGCACGATTGTCACCGCCGGGACGCGCACTCCTACGCCGGCAAGACGAAGCGCGGGACGGAGGTCTATCTTAACAAGAGAGTTTTCGAGGCCGAGCTTGTCGTCATGACCGGTTCGATCGGTCTTCACTACTTTTCAGGGTACAGGGGCGGGAGAAAGAGCATCCTGCCCGGCGTAGCGTCCTTCGAGACGATTTGCGCAAACCACCGCCTCACAATACCGGGGGGCGAGGGTTTTCATCCACTCTGCAGAAACGGGTCTCTGAAAGGGAATCCGGTGCACGAGGACATGCTCGAAGCACTCCCCATGATTCCTCCTTCGTTCCTCCTCAACACGATCACCGACGCGTCCGGGAGCATCGTGAGTGTGTTCGCCGGCGATCCTGTCGAGGCGCATCTCAGGGGCTGTGATTCGTTCAGAAAGGGTGCAGAGGTGTCGGTGGACGAACGGGCCGACTGCGTGATCGTAAGCTGCGGTGGTTACCCCAGAGACGTGACGCTCATCCAAGCCCACAAGGCCATGGAGAACGTCAGCCCCGCTCTGAAGAAAGGCGGCTCGATGGTCGTGCTGGCGGAGTGCCGGCACGGAGTCGGGTCGGAGACTTTCATGAGCTGGTTCGAAGGAAACAGCCTGGCCCACGTGAGGCGGAAACTTGTGTCAAACTACGTGCTTCACGGCCACACGGCTCTTTCCCTGATGGAGAAGCTGAGTCGCTTCAAAATATACCTCGTCTCCGCGCTGGACAATGACGTCGTCGCCTCGACCGGCCTTGTGCCCGTCGGGAGCGCCGAAGAGGCTCTGAGGCAAATCTTGAGTGAGACGAGTGGCGAGTTGAGCACGTTTGTCTTCCCTGAGGGTTCAGAGACGCTCCCCGTGCTGAAGGCCTCTTGCTAG
- the purD gene encoding phosphoribosylamine--glycine ligase, with amino-acid sequence MKVMVVGSGGREHALAWKLSRDREVESIVCCPGNPGIAELATCLPVTPDDATGLLAACNERSIDLVVFGPEEPLVKGVGEWLKGNGVNVFGPSRGAARLEGSKAFAKLFMERHKIPTAGFRILDSYADARESVRGLDGRVVVKADGLAGGKGVMICTGESEAERALREIMVERRFGTAGERVIIEEFLEGEEVSVMAICDGEDVALLPCSKDHKKVFDNDRGPNTGGMGAFCPVPWIEQDLLDVIESTIMRRVVEGLAEEGSVYAGVLYAGLMLTSGGPKVLEFNCRFGDPEAQVVLPAGEFEVAQMLLEASEGRLGRRERLEAGSHCVCVVVCSGGYPGDYEVGKEIVGLDSLRDTDGVLVFQAGTQRRGDRLVTAGGRVLGVVGVTPTLTEARAKAYEAVRMIDFEGIHYRGDIGAKALRGERM; translated from the coding sequence ATGAAAGTGATGGTCGTCGGAAGTGGAGGGAGAGAGCACGCCCTTGCATGGAAACTCTCACGGGACAGGGAAGTGGAGAGCATTGTGTGCTGTCCGGGAAATCCAGGCATCGCAGAGCTGGCGACATGTTTGCCGGTTACTCCGGATGACGCGACAGGCCTCCTCGCGGCATGCAACGAACGTTCCATAGACCTGGTTGTCTTTGGTCCGGAGGAGCCTCTCGTCAAAGGCGTCGGAGAGTGGTTGAAGGGGAACGGAGTGAACGTTTTCGGACCATCTCGCGGGGCCGCGCGCCTAGAAGGGAGCAAGGCTTTCGCCAAGCTCTTCATGGAGCGACACAAGATTCCCACTGCGGGTTTTCGGATTCTTGACTCCTACGCCGATGCGCGGGAGTCCGTTCGTGGGCTCGATGGGCGCGTGGTCGTGAAAGCAGACGGCCTCGCCGGGGGTAAGGGCGTGATGATTTGTACCGGAGAGAGTGAGGCCGAGAGGGCGTTGCGGGAGATCATGGTTGAGCGGAGATTCGGCACGGCGGGGGAGAGAGTCATCATAGAGGAATTTCTCGAAGGCGAGGAAGTCTCAGTGATGGCGATTTGTGACGGGGAGGACGTCGCTCTTCTTCCATGCTCGAAGGATCATAAGAAGGTTTTTGACAACGATAGGGGGCCGAACACCGGGGGCATGGGGGCGTTCTGTCCGGTGCCGTGGATCGAGCAGGATTTGCTGGACGTCATTGAATCCACAATCATGCGTCGCGTTGTTGAAGGGTTGGCGGAGGAGGGGAGTGTCTATGCGGGAGTCCTGTACGCAGGTCTCATGCTGACGTCCGGGGGACCCAAGGTTCTCGAGTTCAACTGTCGCTTCGGGGATCCCGAGGCGCAGGTCGTTCTTCCCGCGGGCGAGTTTGAGGTCGCCCAAATGCTCTTGGAAGCATCTGAAGGAAGGCTCGGTCGCAGAGAAAGGCTTGAAGCCGGCTCACACTGTGTGTGCGTCGTGGTGTGTTCTGGAGGCTACCCCGGCGACTACGAGGTAGGCAAGGAAATCGTCGGCCTCGACAGCCTGCGAGATACCGACGGCGTCCTGGTGTTTCAGGCAGGTACTCAGAGGAGAGGAGATCGCTTGGTCACTGCCGGCGGCAGAGTGTTGGGTGTGGTCGGAGTGACGCCGACCTTGACCGAGGCGAGGGCGAAGGCATACGAGGCAGTACGAATGATAGATTTTGAGGGGATACACTATCGAGGGGACATCGGAGCCAAGGCGCTTCGCGGGGAAAGGATGTAA
- the purE gene encoding 5-(carboxyamino)imidazole ribonucleotide mutase, which produces MMRYSVLIVAGSKSDVPVMEEAVKTLDLFGVTSRLVVASAHRHPEKVRSLGKNARRSGTQVIIAGAGMSAHLAGVLASYTTVPVIGIPLYSEPFGALDSLFATIQMPRGVPVGVVSVGEAGAVNAAILAVEILSIRNDSLTAKLDGYRKELRKTAWVG; this is translated from the coding sequence ATGATGCGTTACTCCGTTCTGATAGTGGCAGGAAGTAAGTCGGACGTTCCGGTCATGGAAGAGGCCGTGAAAACTCTGGACCTGTTCGGGGTGACAAGCCGCCTGGTCGTCGCCTCGGCGCACAGGCATCCGGAGAAGGTGAGATCGCTGGGAAAGAACGCGCGTCGTAGCGGCACGCAGGTGATAATCGCCGGCGCTGGAATGTCGGCCCATCTCGCCGGCGTGCTCGCCTCGTACACGACCGTCCCGGTGATCGGGATACCTCTTTATTCGGAGCCGTTCGGAGCCCTGGACTCTCTTTTTGCGACAATCCAGATGCCTCGAGGCGTGCCGGTCGGCGTGGTTTCGGTGGGCGAGGCAGGTGCCGTCAACGCGGCCATTCTGGCCGTAGAGATACTCTCCATCAGAAACGATTCGCTCACTGCAAAGCTGGACGGATATCGAAAAGAGCTGAGGAAAACGGCTTGGGTAGGGTGA
- a CDS encoding L-threonylcarbamoyladenylate synthase, which produces MIKTTEGFSESELLDLVESLKRGGIVCMATDTVYGLICAAGNEEAVRKLAGIKGAGRRPFLVLIGELSWLRLLVAEVPAAAERLIARYWPGPLTIVFEAGKDVGAWLKGSRSTIAVRYPNCLPCRQLLKGLGSPVVSSSANLQGEDACLTGREACQAFLEEVDFVVDSGRAPTTLPSTIIDVTLARPTVLRRGTLNVDDGQLSEGEANQ; this is translated from the coding sequence GTGATCAAGACCACCGAAGGATTCTCAGAAAGTGAGCTCTTGGACCTCGTTGAGAGTCTCAAGAGGGGCGGAATAGTGTGCATGGCGACGGACACCGTGTATGGGCTCATCTGCGCTGCGGGCAACGAGGAAGCCGTAAGGAAACTGGCTGGCATCAAGGGCGCGGGCAGGAGACCTTTCTTGGTCCTCATCGGAGAGCTTTCTTGGCTCCGCTTACTTGTGGCTGAAGTACCCGCGGCTGCCGAGCGACTCATTGCCCGTTACTGGCCCGGACCACTCACTATTGTGTTCGAGGCGGGTAAAGACGTCGGAGCCTGGCTCAAGGGATCTCGCAGCACGATTGCCGTGCGCTATCCGAATTGCCTTCCGTGCCGGCAACTCTTGAAGGGTCTCGGCAGTCCGGTCGTGTCATCCAGCGCGAATCTTCAAGGAGAGGACGCCTGCCTCACCGGACGCGAAGCTTGCCAGGCGTTTCTGGAAGAAGTAGATTTTGTGGTAGATTCGGGGAGGGCTCCGACGACCCTGCCGTCCACGATCATCGACGTCACACTCGCGCGCCCAACGGTGCTGCGCCGGGGCACGTTGAACGTGGACGATGGGCAGCTTTCGGAAGGCGAGGCGAATCAATAG
- a CDS encoding low molecular weight protein arginine phosphatase, whose protein sequence is MFTILLVCTGNTCRSPMAAGLLERLIPRTLAKSVRIESAGVDAQNGGPASRNAIEVSKRRGIDVSGHFSRRLTREIVEAADLILVMQKMHFDEVREICPSRAEHTLLLTELHKDPSADAKEIADPCGGSEEVYERCFSQIQTSLEKGMKFLLELVKSKEGSQ, encoded by the coding sequence TTGTTCACGATACTTCTGGTGTGCACGGGAAACACTTGTCGAAGTCCCATGGCCGCCGGTCTACTTGAACGGCTTATCCCGAGAACGTTGGCGAAGAGTGTCAGGATAGAGTCGGCAGGGGTCGACGCGCAGAACGGGGGTCCGGCGTCAAGGAACGCGATAGAGGTCAGTAAGAGGAGAGGAATCGACGTCTCGGGTCACTTTTCGAGAAGGCTGACGCGAGAGATCGTGGAGGCCGCCGACCTCATTCTTGTCATGCAGAAGATGCACTTCGACGAGGTGCGAGAGATCTGTCCCTCGCGGGCCGAGCACACATTGCTTCTCACGGAGCTGCATAAAGACCCGAGCGCGGATGCGAAGGAGATAGCCGACCCCTGCGGGGGTTCGGAGGAAGTGTATGAGCGGTGCTTCAGTCAGATACAGACGAGTCTCGAGAAGGGCATGAAGTTTCTGCTCGAGCTTGTCAAGTCCAAGGAGGGTTCGCAGTGA
- the rpiB gene encoding ribose 5-phosphate isomerase B, which produces MTSEKEVGGRTSTKIALGSDHAGFELKNHLVKTLRNEGRDVEDFGTFSLESVDYPDYGLRVAAAVADGRFQRGILVCHSGIGMSIAANKVRGVRAALCRDAESAKLSRLHNDSNVLVLGAGFTQPGEAAELVRIWLDTPFEGGRHARRVEKISRFEEKIDGPSSPDGGPRPVFWSYHGQTVKHVDAEVYGLLQRETKRHSETLDLVASESVVDPAILEAMGSIFALKYAEGYPGDRLYPGCEVMDEAETLAIERAKLLFGADHVNVQPYSGTQSNMATYFAILKPGDKIVSMRSDHGGHSTHGGKSSFSGALYRSFRYGVKKTTELIDYEQVEELAKKEKPRLIIAGGSAYSRLIDFARFRAIADSCDAMLMVDMAHLAGLVAAGIHPSPIPFADVVTSTTHKTLRGPRGGLILCRRELAEAIDRAVFPIMQGGPLMHVILAKAICFGLALQKEFREFQLQVVRNSRALAEEMKKLSYRIVSDGTDNHLFVVDTTASGIDGSVAWKELEKAGILVNKCAVPFEETDAFGGLRMGTLSLTSRGMKEADMAEVAGLIDVGLKKGSSGAEIAGVRAGVKQLCGRFKVYR; this is translated from the coding sequence GTGACGAGTGAGAAGGAAGTCGGGGGCCGAACGTCGACGAAGATTGCTCTGGGCTCTGACCATGCGGGTTTCGAACTGAAGAACCATCTGGTGAAGACCCTCAGGAATGAGGGTCGCGACGTGGAAGATTTCGGCACGTTCTCTTTGGAGTCGGTGGACTATCCTGACTACGGGTTGCGCGTTGCAGCGGCCGTAGCGGACGGGCGATTTCAAAGGGGAATACTCGTTTGTCATTCGGGGATAGGCATGTCCATCGCCGCAAACAAGGTCAGGGGAGTCAGGGCCGCTCTGTGCAGGGACGCCGAGTCCGCAAAGCTTTCGCGACTTCACAACGATTCCAACGTGCTTGTTCTGGGTGCAGGTTTTACGCAGCCTGGCGAGGCTGCGGAACTCGTGAGGATTTGGCTCGACACACCTTTCGAAGGCGGACGTCACGCCAGGCGCGTGGAGAAGATCTCGCGTTTCGAGGAGAAGATCGACGGGCCGTCTTCGCCGGACGGCGGACCCAGGCCGGTCTTCTGGTCCTATCACGGACAGACGGTCAAGCACGTTGACGCGGAAGTCTACGGACTCCTACAGCGAGAAACCAAGAGGCACAGCGAAACCTTGGACCTGGTCGCCTCTGAGAGCGTTGTCGATCCTGCCATCCTCGAGGCGATGGGCAGCATCTTTGCGTTGAAATACGCCGAAGGATACCCGGGCGACCGGCTGTATCCGGGCTGCGAGGTGATGGACGAGGCGGAGACGCTGGCCATCGAGAGAGCCAAACTCCTCTTTGGAGCCGACCACGTGAACGTGCAACCGTACTCGGGGACGCAATCAAACATGGCGACCTACTTCGCAATCCTGAAGCCGGGGGACAAGATCGTCAGTATGAGAAGCGATCACGGAGGACACTCCACGCACGGAGGGAAGTCCAGCTTTTCGGGTGCGCTCTACAGGTCCTTCAGGTATGGCGTGAAGAAGACCACGGAACTTATTGATTATGAACAGGTTGAAGAACTGGCTAAGAAAGAGAAGCCGCGCCTCATAATCGCCGGCGGGAGCGCTTACTCGAGATTGATAGACTTCGCCAGGTTTCGCGCCATTGCAGACTCATGCGACGCCATGCTGATGGTGGACATGGCTCATCTCGCCGGCCTCGTGGCGGCGGGGATTCACCCGAGCCCCATTCCTTTCGCGGACGTCGTCACGAGCACGACCCACAAGACGCTCCGGGGACCCAGGGGTGGTCTCATACTCTGCAGGAGAGAACTGGCCGAGGCCATCGACAGGGCGGTGTTTCCGATAATGCAGGGTGGTCCGCTGATGCACGTGATACTGGCCAAAGCGATTTGTTTTGGGCTTGCGCTCCAAAAAGAATTCAGAGAATTTCAACTGCAGGTGGTGCGCAACTCCAGGGCCCTTGCGGAGGAGATGAAGAAGCTGAGTTACAGAATCGTGTCCGACGGTACCGACAATCACCTCTTCGTCGTGGACACAACCGCGTCGGGCATTGACGGCTCCGTCGCTTGGAAGGAGCTCGAGAAGGCGGGTATACTCGTGAACAAATGCGCGGTTCCGTTTGAGGAGACTGACGCGTTCGGAGGTCTCCGAATGGGCACGCTGTCCTTGACATCCAGGGGGATGAAGGAAGCGGACATGGCCGAGGTTGCCGGCCTGATAGACGTCGGGCTCAAGAAGGGGTCAAGCGGCGCCGAAATTGCCGGCGTCAGAGCCGGTGTGAAACAGCTCTGCGGCCGTTTCAAGGTCTATCGTTAG
- a CDS encoding PTS sugar transporter subunit IIA, giving the protein MGELEILHVITTAILSSAATVFGMLTSSMTKETKLAACFESALFIPNLRAADRLQALEEMVDCLYENGRVKDRSLVLEMLRRREILGSTGIGKGIAIPHGRTLAAPELSILFARSADGIDFDALDSKPIHLFFVIVAPPHDRSNIYLPVLGRIVEKVKESRIRQKLMKVASFEELRKVFLADG; this is encoded by the coding sequence ATGGGCGAACTTGAGATTCTGCACGTAATAACAACCGCCATCTTAAGTTCTGCTGCGACCGTGTTCGGAATGTTGACTTCAAGTATGACAAAAGAGACCAAGCTCGCTGCTTGTTTTGAGTCAGCTCTTTTCATTCCCAATCTCCGCGCCGCCGATAGGCTGCAGGCCCTCGAGGAGATGGTGGATTGCCTTTACGAGAACGGGCGAGTCAAGGACAGGTCGCTCGTGCTCGAGATGCTTCGTCGCAGGGAGATCCTTGGTAGCACGGGCATAGGCAAGGGCATAGCGATCCCTCACGGCAGAACGCTCGCCGCGCCGGAATTGAGCATACTCTTCGCGCGTTCGGCCGACGGCATAGACTTCGACGCCCTCGACAGTAAACCCATTCACCTATTCTTCGTGATCGTCGCTCCGCCGCATGATCGTTCCAACATCTACCTGCCGGTTCTCGGCCGAATTGTGGAGAAGGTGAAAGAATCTCGCATACGTCAGAAGCTCATGAAGGTCGCGAGCTTCGAGGAGCTGAGGAAGGTGTTTCTAGCCGATGGTTAG
- a CDS encoding HDIG domain-containing protein, translated as MTRQEALELVKTNVTNANLIKHMFAVEAVMGVLAKRLGENEETWRLAGLLHDLDYDFTAKDPARHGHLTAEMLASKDLPAEILYSIKCHASHCEPVSNMDRAIVAADPLTGLIVAATLMHPTKKLRGVDATFVLNRFKEKGFARGANREQMKTCSSIGLELEEFVAIGLEAMTGIDTELGL; from the coding sequence ATGACGCGCCAAGAAGCTCTCGAACTGGTGAAGACAAACGTCACAAACGCGAATCTCATCAAGCACATGTTTGCAGTCGAAGCGGTCATGGGAGTACTCGCGAAACGTCTGGGCGAGAACGAGGAAACCTGGAGGCTGGCCGGCCTGCTTCATGACTTGGACTACGATTTCACCGCGAAGGATCCGGCGAGGCACGGGCATCTGACTGCCGAGATGCTCGCGTCTAAGGATCTGCCGGCGGAGATTCTCTATTCTATCAAGTGCCACGCAAGCCATTGCGAGCCAGTCTCGAACATGGACAGGGCGATTGTGGCTGCGGATCCGCTCACGGGACTGATCGTGGCGGCAACGCTCATGCATCCCACAAAGAAGTTGAGGGGCGTTGACGCGACGTTCGTGCTCAATAGGTTCAAGGAGAAGGGGTTCGCGCGTGGTGCCAACCGCGAGCAGATGAAAACCTGTAGTTCAATAGGTCTGGAGCTTGAGGAATTCGTCGCGATCGGGCTGGAAGCGATGACGGGGATTGACACGGAGCTGGGGCTCTAG